Genomic DNA from Oncorhynchus masou masou isolate Uvic2021 unplaced genomic scaffold, UVic_Omas_1.1 unplaced_scaffold_5249, whole genome shotgun sequence:
CAGTGGAGTATCTTTATGTCTACCCACCTGCACTAACCAGTCTCCCCATGGTGCCCCTCAGTTGAAAGGGGGAGTTGGATAAGTCAGTCAGCTGGTGACCCATAGAGCTACGGAACCCTCATCACACCTGCTCTGACTGTAGGCCATAGAATGAGACATGATTTAACTACAGCGCTATGTAAGAGGGATTCCCATCAGAtactacctctccctccctctgtctcttcctcattcactcagagggagggaggcagcttCCCAAAGAGCAagaacaggaaggaaggaaggataaaCAGGACAGGCGGGGGAGTaaaggaagagggagggatggggggagggggacacACAGGAGCTGCTTGTTCAACAGGACGGTTGTGTCCTGACAGGGACTCTTTACATGTTTGTTGTGTCGCAGCTCAGCTGGGACTTCCTGAGGAATCCCCCACTGTGTGTAGATAGAGAACACACACGTGAGTACAGGCACCCAGAGACACAGCGTCCTCCTGGCTGAACTCATTCCCCTCAGGTCCAATACAGTACCGAGTCACGGTGTGGATGACAGTCATttgatgtgtgtttctgtgtacaaTTTCTATGGAAAATATTCCGTATTTTGTGATGAAGCCCGTCTGTGAAAGGGgagatctctctctttctctgccccctctctccatctctctatccctctgtactcccctctctctttctccacctcccctacctctctccatccctctgtcctcccctctctcccctctggctcAGTCTGGGTTGTCGGGCCTGTAATAGAGAAGCCATTGTTTGATCAGGGAGGCAACAGGAACCGTACCCTGTTGACCCGACccactatgtgtgtgtttgtgtgtgcctatGTGGGAACGTCTTTGAGCTTGGTGTGCGgctctgtaggtgtgtgtgtgtgtgtgtgttgggacatGGTATGTGGTACTGTATGGTGTGTATGCAGACCCACTGTGAGTGTAAGAGAGAGTGATGACAGGTTTTAAGTTAGATAagtgtccctctcctcttcatcctgtAATACCAAACAACCCACATGTACATTACCTAACAATCtcactcttccccctctctctctccccctaacatacactctcttccccctctctctctctccccctaacatacactctcttccctctctctctcttcccctaacatacactctcttccccctctctctctttcccctaacatacactctcttcccctctctctcttctcctccctccctaacactctcttccccctctctctctttctcctccctaacactctcttccccatctctctctttctcctccctaacactctcttccccctctctctctttctcctccctaacagtctcttccccatctctctctttctcctccctaacACTCTCTtccacctgtctctctttctcctccctaacactctcttccccctctctctctttctcctccctaacactctcttccccctctctctctttctcctccctaacactctcttccccctctctctctttctcctccctaacactctcttccccctctctcttttctcctccctaacactctcttccccctctctctctttctcctccctaacACTCTCTtccatctcctttctcctcccaaacactctcttccccctctcttctttctcctccctaACACCTCTTCCcactttctccccctcctttttCCCCTATCTCCTTTCCCCTCCAAcactctcttccaccctctctcttttctccccctaaCTCAAAATACCCCCTATGAATGTGGTCCCCCAACACAGCTCTCTCCCCCCTAGAGAGTCTCTTTTctcctccattagctgtctgGTGACAGGTCTCTTTTCTCCTCCCaacactctcttccccctctctcttatccCCCTCTGCTGAGCTGTTTCTCCCcatttctcttccccctctctctttctccctaacataatctctcctccctatctctctttctcctccctaacAGGGAGAGTCCATCCCCCTACATACTTAGCTACCCTCTCagattctctctcctttctgactCGTTCCCACTTTCTCCCTCcttttcctccacctcctccactagCTGACTGTGTTTTTCCCCTAACTCAAAATACCCCTATGAATGTGGTATAACacagctgtgagagagagagtagctgaCTCCAATGTGGTGGTGACAGGTCCTTTGATGGCAGACAGCACTGAATCTTATCCCCTCTGCTGAGCTGTGGCCATGAGGGAAGAGACTAGCTGactgaatgttagctacctaccaaCAGGGAGACTAGCTGactgaatgttagctacctacctacggggagactagctgactgaatgttagctacctacctaccgggagactagctgactgaatgttagctacctaccaaCAGGGAGACTAGCTGactgaatgttagctacctaccaacggggagactagctgactgaatgttagctacctaccaacggggagactagctgactgaatgttagctacctaccaacggggagactagctgactgaatgttagctacctaccaaCGGGGAGACTAGCTAactgaatgttagctacctaccaaCAGGGAGACTAGCTGactgaatgttagctacctacctatggggagactagctgactgaatgttagctacctaccaacggggagactagctgactgaatgttagctacctaccaacggggagactagctgactgaatgttagctacctaccaacggggagactagctgactgaatgttagctacctaccaaCGGGGTGACTAGCTGactgaatgttagctacctacctatggggagactagctgactgaatgttagctacctaccaacggggagactagctgactgaatgttagctacctacctatggggagactagctgactgaatgttagctacctaccaacggggagactagctgactgaatgttagctacctaccaatggggagactagctgactgaatgttagctacctaccaacgggagactagctgactgaatgttagctacctaccaaCGGGAAGACTAGCTGactgaatgttagctacctaccaacggggagactagctgactgaatgttagctacctaccaacgggagactagctgactgaatgttagctacctaccaacggggagactagctgactgaatgttagctacctacctatggggagactagctgactgaatgttagctacctaccaacggggagactagctgactgaatgttagtgttagtgttactgtgtgtgtgtgtgtgtgtgtgtgtgtgtgtgtgtgtgtgtgtgtgtgtgtgtgtgtgtgtgtgtgtgtgtgtgtgtgtgtgtgtgtgtgtgtgtgtgtgtgtgtgtacacaccagggttccccaactggcggctcactttttgttgttgctggacataaaagactgtaaaaacaccagcaaatcagctccaagtcaTTTGAATTTTtaaaatctgttccaaagtattcccaggCACAATAGAGAGATAAACACTgggtataccaaacattaagaacaccttcctaatattcatttgcccttttgccctcagaaaagcCTTAATTCGtcaaggcatggactctacatggtgttgaaagtgttccacagggatgctggtccatgttgactccaatgcttcccacagttgtgtcaagttggctggatgtcctttgggtggtggaccattcttgatacacacaggtaactgttgagtgtgaaatacccagcaacgttgcagttcttgacacaaaccagtgcgcctggcacctactaccataccccgttcaaaggcacttccatGTTTTGGCTTGCCCATTCAGCCTctgaaatacacacatacacaaaccatgTCTCATTTGTTTCAAGACTTAAAAATTATTTTTTAACATGTTTCAATCcatttcatctacactgattgaagtggatttaaaatcaataagggatcatagctttcacttggattcacctggtcagtctgtgtcatggaaagagtaggtgtccttaatgtttcgtatactcagtgtatgtgatCATAtataaatgtaagcaaggtttgaaattattacgTTTTAGTCTAATATcacatctgtttgggcttcttgcggtcaatttgtagtctacaaattatttgtaattaagttccagccccctgaccatccactcaagaaaaaaaTCCTCCCTCAGCTGAATTTAGTTGATGACCCCTGGTATAGACTCACTCCAGCTGGGAATGTTTGGGTTTTCCAGACTCCAAACTGGGATTTTGGTTTTGCTGGTggtggagtaggagagggggaaagggagaaagaaggaagggaggagcagaCAGCTATCTGGTATGCCTTCACCTTGTATGCTCTtgaccgttctctctctctctctatttccctcgaCCTCCCCCTTTCATGAAGCGGAAAAAAAGTACATCCCTCATCTGACACacccagtctaacactcccctgacacacccagtctaacactcccctgacacacccagtctaacactcccctgacacacccagtctaacactcccctgacaccccagtctaacactcccctgacacccagtctaacactcccctgacacccagtctaacactcccctgacacccagtctaacactcccctgacaccccagtctaacactcccctgacacccagtctaacactcccctgacacacccagtctaacactccctgacaccccagtctaacactcccctgacaccccagtctaacactcccctgacaccccagtctaacactccctgacacccagtctaacactcccctgacaccccagtctaacactccctgacacccagtctaacactcccctgacaccccagtctaacactcccctgacaccccagtctaacactcccctgacaccccagtctaacactcccctgacaccccagtctaacactcccctgacaccccagtctaacactcccctgacaccccagtctaacactcccctgacactccagtctaacactccctgacaccccagtctaacactcccctgacacacccagtctaacactccctgacaccccagtctaacactcccctgacactcccagtctaacactcccctgacaccccagtctaacactctcctgacaccccagtctaacactcccctgacaccccagtctaacactcccctgacaccCCAGTCTAACACTCACCTGACACTCtagtctaacactcccctgacacGCCAGTCTAACACCCCCTGACACacccagtctaacactcccctgacatgccagtctaacactcccctgacactCCAGTCTAACACTCCAGTCTGACACGCCAGTCTAACAATAACCCTCCCTGACACTCCAGTCTAACCCTCCCTTGACactccagtctaacactcccctgagtctaacactcccctgacactccagtctaacactcccctgacaccccagtctaacactccctgacactccagtctaacactcccctgacactccagtctaacactcccctgacactccagtctaacactcccctgacactccagtctaacactcccctgacaccccagtctaacactcccctgacaccccagtctaacactcccctgacaccccagtctaacactcccgtgacaccccagtctaacactcccctgacactccagtctaacactcccctgacaccccagtctaacactccctgacactccagtctaacactctcctgacactccagtctaacactctcctgacactccagtctaacactcccctgacaccccagtctaacactcccctgacaccccagtctaacactcccctgacaccccagtctaacactcccctgacaccccagtctaacactcccctgacaccccagtctaacactcccctgacaccccagtctaacactcccctgacaccccagtctaacactcccctgacaccccagtctaacactcccctgacactccagtctaacactcccctgacaccccagtctaacactccctgacaccccagtctaacactcccctgacactccagtctaacactcccctgacactccagtctaacactcccctgacactccagtctaacactcccctgacaccccagtctaacactcccctgacactccagtctaacacacccctgacaccccagtctaaccctcccCTGACacccagtctaacactcccctgacaatctagtctaacactcccctgacactccagtctaacactcccctgacaccccagtctaacactccccCTGACACCCCAGTCTAACACCCCCTGACACCCCAGTCTAACACTCCCTGACACCCCAGTCTAACACACCCCCTGACACCCCAGTCTAACACCCCCTGACAccccagtctaacactcccctgacactccagtctaacactcccctgacaccAGTCTAACCCCCCTGACactccagtctaacactcccTCCCTGACACTCCAGTCTAACCCTCCCTTGACactccagtctaacactcccctgacaatctagtctaacactcccctgacactctagtctaacactcccctgacactccattctaacactcccctgacactaccagtctaacactaaccctcccctgacactccagtctaacactcccctgacactCCAGTCTAACATTAACCCTCCCCTGACACTCAATCTAACACTAACCCTCCCCTGACACTCAATCTAACACTAACCCTCCCCTTACACTCCACTCTAACATTAACCCTCCCCTCACATTCCAGTCTAACACTAACCCTCCCCTGACACTCCAGTCTAACACTAACCCTCCCCTGACACTCCAGTCTAACATTAACCCCCTGACACTCCAGTctaacacaaccctcccctgACACTCCAGTCTAACACTAACCCTCCCCTGACACTCCAGTCTAACATTAACCCTTCCCTGACACTCCAGTCTAACAATAACCCTCCCCTGACACTCCAGTCTAACACTAACCCTCCCCTCCATTCTAACATTAACCCTTCCCTGACACTCCAGTCTAACATTAACCCTTCCCTGACACTCCAGTCTAACACTAACCCTCCCCTGACACTCCAGTCTAACATTAACCCTTCCCTGACACTCCAGTCTAACAATAACCCTCCCCTGACACAccactcctttctttctctctcagtctgtgTTTTTTCTCAAGCAGGTTCCTCTCTGGTCCCACACAGAGACGTGAAGATGAACCTTCTCTGTGTGCCAGGTTTTGTACTCACACTGtatgtgtctagtgtgtgtgtgtgtgtgtgtgtgtgtgtgtgtgtgtgtgtgtgtgtgtgtgtgtgtgtgtgtgtgtgtgtgtgtgtgtgtgtgtgtgtgtgtgtgtaatgttctaTACCATTCTCCCAGTTGTGTGTGAGCTtccacccccctacacacacacacacactcacagcagaatCATAACTAACAGCATGAGTTCTCCAACAGTAACTCTTTGACAGATTTAAGTAAATAGCAGCAAACAAGCGATTATTTTTGGCAGGTCAAGCCGCAGTCCATTCCAAGAACTGGGGAGGTCCGGTGGGAATTGAGAGGGAGAAGAAATCACACAAACAGATGTGATTAAAGTCAACATCATATGATGTCATTATTCAGGACTCAAAAGATGAAGGATCATTCACCACAaactctgactgtctctctgtttctctttctctctgtttctctgtctgtcttctccttgttctctgtctctgtctttctttctctctctcttctccttgttctctgtctctctgtttgtctttctttctctctctcttctccttgttctctgtctctctgtttgtctttctttctctctctcttctccttgttctctgtctctgtttgtctttctttctctctctcttctccttgttctctgtctctctgtttgtctttctccctctcttctccttgttTTCTTTCTCTCGTTGTTTTCCTACACTATAATTCCATCCCctcatctgtctgtcttttcAGAATCAGAATTGCAAAACAGTTCAAGTtgagaacagagaagaggagtCTCAGAGGACATGTCAGTCTGAACATCTTGGGgaatgagaggggagacagaggaggttgACATAACACTGTCTATGTCGGACTGGCCTCAACAATAATACAAACACATGCCCACTCATGCTCatgctcacactctctctctcacacacacacactttctctctctctctcacacacacacaatctctctctctctctcatacagtactctctctctctctctctctctctctctctctctctctcacacacacacactctctctctctctctctcatacaacaatcacacatacagtactcttctctctctctctctctctctctctcagacacacacacacacacacacactcacacactcactctcatacacacacacacactttctctctctctcactcgctcacacacacacacacacacacacacacacacacacacacacacacatacacatgaaacAGTGCGGTGCAGAAGTGCATCCGTTTGGGTGCTGCGTAGCGTCGACCTGCAGCTGACACGCTCAACTCTTGACTCGACCTAAGTGGATTTGTAATCCCCATTGGATTTAAAGTGTGTTTACTGTCACagctgagtgtgtgtatgtatactgtgtgtgtatgtacactgtatactgtgtgtgtgtgtgtatgtatacccATACTTGGCCATTGCCACCAACATGCCTCTAGTGTGGCATGAGGGTTGGGTTTAATGAGTTGGATGGGTTGGATGATGCTTTGGCCGTTGACCCTCCCCCACTgagcctctgacctctgaccccggCCAGGCTAAGCCActttgggactgaaccagggctGATACTGTCATCAGTACATTAGTCTGCCTCTCaactggcatcctattccctgtgtagtgcactaattttgaccagaacccatagggCCATTTGATCAGAGCcccatcaaaagtagtgcactatatagggaatagggtgccagttgggacACATTCATGCTAATATGGTCTTGATGGGGCAGGAGTTAGGGAGttagttatgtgtgtgtgtgtagtgtgtatgtgtgtgtgtgtgtgtgtgtgtgtgtgtgtgtgtgtgtgtgtgtgtgtgtgtgtgtgtgtgtgtgtgtgtgtgtgtgtgtgtgtgtgtgtgtgtgtgtgtgtgtgacagacagaagtTAGGGCATTAGGGGTCAAACAGAGATCAGAGATCCTGCGGGGTAATGGCATGATAAAGATAGTGTTGTATTTCATTCTATGGGTGATGTAACCCTGCTCTGTTAAGGACAGGCAGCAGGAGTTGTAATAAACTGTTGGTGGTGTTAGCGTGGACCTGTGCACTCAAAAACCTCACAGAGTGACTATGAAGTTGAATGCTCTTTACTATGCCGCTAACACAGTTACAGTAGCTATTATCTCGGCCACCTGCACTCAATAAGTACGTACAGCTTCACTGACGTTGAGAAGACAAATGCTTTGAAGACTAATAGTGGGCTAGGACTTTTTTTGGTTGACAACATTTGTATGTATTTTGTCATGCCTTCGTTGGGGGCAGTCACAGGCACAATACCTCCATTCATATCATTTCAtattaagaagaagaagaagtagaagaaaacAATGTAAATAAAAGAACCCTCCCATACCACCCTCCCAGGCAACCAGAGAAAACCCTCCCATACCACCCTCCCAGGCAACCAGAGAAAACCCTCCCATACCACCCCCCAGGCAACCAGAGAAAACCCTCCCAGGCAACCAGAGAAAACCCTCCCATACCACCCTCCCAGGCAACCAGAGAAAACCCTCCCATACCACCCTCCCAGGCAACCAGAGAAAACCCTCCCAGAACCAGAGAAACCCTCCCATACCACCCTCCCAGGCAACCAGAGAAAACCCTCCAATAACAACCACCCTCCCATACCACCCTCCCAGACAACCAGAGAAAACCCTCCCATACCACCCCCCAGGCAACCAGAGAAAACCCTCCCATACCACCCTCCCAGACAACCCCTCCCATACCACCCCCCAGGCAACCAGAACCAGAGAAAACCCTCCCATACCACCCCCCCAGGCAACCAGAGAAAACCCTCCCATACCACCCTCCCAGGCAACCAGAGAAAACCCTCCCATACCACCCTCCCAGACAACCAGAGAAAACCCTCCCATACCACCCTCCCAGGCAACCAGAGAAAACCCTCCCATACCACCCTCCCAGACAACCAGAGAAAACCCTCCCATACCACCCTCCCAGACAACCAGAGAAAACCCTCCCATACCACCCTCCCAGGCAGGCGACCAGAGAAAACCCTCCCATACCACCCTCCCAGGCAACCAGAGAAAACCCTCCCATACCACCCTCCCAGGCAACCAGAGAAAACCCT
This window encodes:
- the LOC135535879 gene encoding uncharacterized protein LOC135535879 produces the protein ATRENPPIPPSQATRENPPIPPPRQPEKTLPGNQRKPSHTTLPGNQRKPSHTTLPGNQRKPSQNQRNPPIPPSQATRENPPITTTLPYHPPRQPEKTLPYHPPGNQRKPSHTTLPDNPSHTTPQATRTRENPPIPPPQATRENPPIPPSQATRENPPIPPSQTTRENPPIPPSQATRENPPIPPSQTTRENPPIPPSQTTRENPPIPPSQAGDQRKPSHTTLPGNQRKPSHTTLPGNQRKPSHTTLPGNQRKPSHTTLPGNQRKPSHTTLPEKTLPYHPPGNQRKTLPYHPPDNQRKPSHTTLPDNQKNPPIPPSHPPRENPPIP